Proteins encoded in a region of the Panicum hallii strain FIL2 chromosome 3, PHallii_v3.1, whole genome shotgun sequence genome:
- the LOC112886394 gene encoding putative 12-oxophytodienoate reductase 5 produces the protein MEAATPLLTPYKMGDFELKHRVVMAPLTRQRSYGNVPQAHAAVYYSQRATKGGLMITEATGVSDTAQGYTDTPGIWTAKQVDAWRPIVDAVHAKGAVFFCQLWHVGRVSTTAFQPGGAAPISSTDRAVSPQRSFDGHVEEFSAPRRLEAREIPAVVDDFRRAARNALDAGFDGVEIHGANGYIIEQFLKDSANDRADEYGGTLERRCRFAIEVVEAVAGEVGARRVGVRLSPFTDYMDCHDSDPEALAGYLVDKLSAVGVLYCHMIEPRMALVDGRRQIPHRLLPYRKAFRGTFIASGGYDRAEGNKVVDEGYTDLVSFGRLFLANPDLPRRFELPDAPLNKYDRATFYTSDPVVGYTDYPFLDDVVQAA, from the coding sequence ATGGAGGCGGCCACTCCTCTGCTGACGCCGTACAAGATGGGCGACTTCGAGCTCAAGCACCGGGTGGTGATGGCGCCGCTGACGAGGCAGCGCTCCTACGGCAACGTGCCGCAGGCGCACGCCGCCGTCTACTACTCCCAGCGCGCCACCAAGGGCGGGCTCATGATCACCGAGGCCACGGGCGTCTCCGACACGGCGCAGGGCTACACCGACACCCCCGGCATCTGGACGGCCAAGCAGGTGGACGCCTGGCGCCCCATCGTCGACGCCGTCCACGCCAAGGGCGCCGTCTTCTTCTGCCAGCTCTGGCACGTCGGCCGCGTCTCCACCACCGCGTTCCagcccggcggcgcggcgcccaTCTCCAGCACCGACCGCGCGGTGTCCCCCCAGAGGAGCTTCGACGGCCACGTGGAGGAGTTCTCCGCGCCGCGGCGGCTCGAGGCCCGCGAGATCCCCGCCGTCGTCGACGACTTCCGCCGGGCCGCGCGGAACGCGCTCGACGCCGGGTTCGACGGCGTCGAGATCCACGGCGCCAACGGCTACATCATCGAGCAGTTCCTCAAGGACAGCGCCAACGACCGCGCCGACGAGTACGGCGGCACCCTCGAGCGGCGCTGCCGCTTCGCGATCGAGGTCGTCGAGGCCGTCGCCGGCGAGGTCGGCGCGCGCCGCGTGGGGGTCCGCCTCTCGCCATTCACGGACTACATGGACTGCCACGACTCCGACCCGGAGGCCCTGGCGGGCTACCTCGTCGACAAGCTCAGCGCCGTCGGCGTGCTCTACTGCCACATGATCGAGCCCCGGATGGCGCTGGTGGACGGGCGCCGGCAGATCCCGCACCGGCTGCTGCCGTACCGGAAGGCGTTCCGGGGCACCTTCATCGCCTCCGGCGGGTACGACAGGGCGGAGGGGAACAAGGTGGTGGACGAGGGGTACACGGACCTGGTGTCCTTCGGCCGGCTGTTCCTGGCGAATCCGGACCTCCCCAGGAGGTTCGAGCTCCCCGACGCGCCGCTCAACAAGTACGACCGCGCCACCTTCTACACCTCCGACCCCGTCGTCGGCTACACCGACTACCCGTTCCTCGACGACGTCGTCCAGGCCGCCTGA
- the LOC112885670 gene encoding protein argonaute 1B-like yields the protein MVRKKRTGPGESSGEAPGAPGQGSSQRSETTQQHGGGRGLLPQQGARGGGQHQVRGGYQGCGGPTESQPRDYQGRGGYQGRGGPPSQHPGGPSEAQPRGYQGRGGYQGRGVPPSQHPGGGPPEYQSQEYQGRGGPRARRGVPQPHYGGHGGGSVGPSVPPGPSRSVPELHQAPFVQYQAPVAVSPSPPGAGSSSQPAEAEVSTGQVQQQFQQLAIRGQSSTSQAIQMAPASSKSVRFPLRPGKGTYGSRCIVKANHFFAELPDKDLHHYDVSITPEVTSRGVNRAVMGQLVTLYRQSHLDGRLPAYDGRKSLYTAGPLPFTSRTFEITLQDEEASLGGGQRRERVFTVVIKFAARADLHHLAMFLAGRQPDAPQEALQVLDIVLRELPTARYCPVGRSFYSPNLGRRQQLGEGLETWRGFYQSIRPTQMGLSLNIDMSSTAFIEPLPVIDFVAQLLNRDISVRPLSDSDRVKIKKALRGVKVEVTHRGNMRRKYRISGLTSQATRELSFPIDDRGTVKTVVQYFLETYGFSIQHTSLPCLQVGNQQRPNYLPMEVCKIVEGQRYSKRLNEKQITALLKVTCQRPQEREKDILQTVHHNAYFEDPYAQEFGIRIDERLASVEARVLPPPRLKYHDSGREKDVLPRVGQWNMMNKKMVNGGRVSSWACINFSRNVQDNAARIFCHELAQMCQVSGMDFALEPVLPALTARPEHVERALKGRYQDAMNILRPQGRELDLLIVILPDNNGSLYGDLKRICETDLGLVSQCCLTKHVFKANKQQYLANVALKINVKVGGRNTVLVDALARRIPLVSDRPTIIFGADVTHPHPGEDSSPSIAAVVASQDWPEVTKYAGLVSAQAHRQELIQDLFKVWQDPQRGTVTGGMVKELLISFRRATGQKPQRIIFYRDGVSEGQFYQVLLYELDAIRKACASLEPNYQPPVTFVVVQKRHHTRLFANNHNDQRSVDRSGNILPGTVVDSKICHPTEFDFYLCSHAGIQGTSRPAHYHVLWDENKFTADGLQSLTNNLCYTYARCTRSVSVVPPAYYAHLAAFRARFYMEPDTSDSGSMVSSAGTSRGPPPGSSRSSRAGGSAAVRPLPALKENVKRVMFYC from the exons ATGGTGAGGAAGAAAAGAACTGGCCCTGGAGAGAGTTCTGGGGAGGCTCCTGGAGCGCCTGGACAGGGCTCCTCGCAGCGATCTGAGACAACTCAACAGCATGGGGGAGGACGTGGTTTACTGCCCCAACAAGGTGCCCGTGGTGGAGGGCAACACCAGGTCCGTGGTGGATATCAGGGCTGTGGAGGGCCAACTGAGTCTCAACCGCGCGACTACCAGGGGCGTGGTGGGTATCAGGGccgtggaggcccaccttcaCAACATCCTGGTGGGCCATCTGAGGCTCAACCGCGTGGATACCAGGGCCGTGGTGGATACCAGGGCCGTGGAGTCCCACCTTCACAACATCCTGGTGGTGGACCACCTGAGTATCAATCACAGGAGTACCAGGGACGTGGTGGTCCACGCGCCAGAAGGGGAGTGCCTCAGCCACACTACGGTGGGCATGGGGGAGGTAGTGTTGGACCAAGTGTTCCTCCAGGTCCATCGAGATCAGTTCCCGAGCTGCACCAAGCCCCATTTGTCCAATATCAAGCCCCTGTGGCGGTATCACCATCCCCACCGGGAGCTGGCTCTTCCTCGCAGCCTGCGGAGGCCGAGGTGAGCACTGGACAAGTCCAGCAACAGTTTCAGCAACTTGCTATTCGTGGTCAGAGTTCAACCAGCCAAGCCATTCAGATGGCACCAGCATCAAGCAAATCGGTTAGATTCCCATTGCGCCCTGGCAAGGGTACTTATGGCTCCAGGTGCATTGTGAAGGCAAATCATTTCTTTGCTGAGCTGCCTGATAAAGACCTTCACCACTACGAT GTTTCTATTACGCCTGAGGTTACTTCACGTGGCGTCAATCGTGCTGTCATGGGACAGCTTGTAACTCTTTATAGACAGTCTCATTTGGATGGGCGTCTACCTGCATACGATGGAAGGAAGAGCCTTTATACAGCGGGACCATTGCCATTTACATCTAGGACATTTGAAATTACTCTGCAAGATGAGGAGGCTAGTCTTGGTGGAGGACAAAG GCGCGAAAGGGTATTTACGGTGGTGATCAAATTTGCTGCCCGCGCTGATCTCCACCATCTGGCTATGTTTCTAGCTGGGAGGCAACCAGATGCTCCTCAAGAGGCTCTTCAAGTACTTGACATTGTACTACGTGAATTGCCTACTGCCAG GTATTGCCCTGTTGGTAGATCATTTTATTCTCCCAACTTAGGGAGACGCCAGCAACTTGGTGAGGGTTTGGAAACTTGGCGGGGTTTCTACCAAAGCATAAGGCCCACACAGATGGGTCTTTCTCTGAATATTG ATATGTCCTCTACTGCATTTATTGAGCCCCTCCCTGTTATTGATTTCGTTGCTCAGCTTCTTAACAGAGATATCTCAGTTAGACCGTTATCTGATTCTGATCGTGTGAAG ATTAAAAAAGCTCTACGAGGTGTAAAAGTCGAAGTCACACACCGAGGGAACATGCGAAGGAAATATCGTATATCTGGCCTCACTTCACAGGCAACAAGGGAGTTATC ATTCCCTATTGATGATCGTGGTACCGTGAAGACTGTGGTGCAATACTTCCTGGAGACTTACGGCTTCAGTATTCAGCACACTTCTTTGCCTTGCTTGCAAGTGGGCAATCAACAGAGACCAAATTATCTGCCTATGGAG GTCTGTAAGATAGTTGAGGGACAGCGTTACTCAAAACGACTCAATGAGAAGCAGATCACTGCTTTACTGAAAGTGACTTGCCAGCGTCCTCAAGAGCGTGAGAAAGACATCCTGCAG ACTGTGCATCACAATGCGTACTTCGAAGATCCATATGCACAGGAATTTGGCATAAGGATTGATGAGCGTCTTGCATCCGTCGAAGCTCGTGTTCTGCCTCCCCCGAGG CTGAAATACCATGACAGTGGCAGAGAGAAGGATGTATTGCCAAGAGTCGGCCAGTGGAACATGATGAATAAG AAAATGGTCAATGGCGGCAGAGTTAGCAGCTGGGCATGCATTAACTTCTCACGAAATGTGCAAGATAATGCTGCCAGGATTTTCTGTCATGAGCTGGCTCAGATGTGCCAAGTATCTGGAATG GACTTTGCACTTGAACCTGTGCTACCCGCATTGACTGCGAGGCCTGAACATGTTGAAAGAGCACTAAAGGGACGCTATCAAGATGCCATGAACATACTCAGACCTCAGGGCCGAGAACTTGACCTGCTGATTGTAATACTGCCCGACAATAATGGCTCACTGTATG GGGATCTCAAAAGGATCTGTGAGACTGATCTTGGATTGGTCTCCCAATGTTGTCTGACTAAACATGTTTTCAAGGCAAACAAGCAGCAGTATCTTGCAAATGTTGCCCTTAAAATAAATGTTAAG GTTGGGGGAAGGAATACTGTGCTTGTAGATGCTTTGGCAAGGAGAATTCCCCTTGTCAGTGACAGACCAACCATTATATTTGGTGCGGATGTTACCCATCCCCATCCTGGAGAAGATTCTAGTCCTTCCATTGCAGCT GTGGTTGCTTCTCAAGACTGGCCGGAGGTCACCAAGTATGCAGGATTAGTGAGTGCCCAAGCCCATCGCCAAGAGTTGATACAGGATCTTTTCAAAGTATGGCAAGATCCCCAAAGAGGGACTGTCACTGGTGGCATGGTCAA GGAACTTCTCATTTCTTTCAGGAGGGCAACAGGACAGAAACCCCAGAGGATCATATTCTACAG GGATGGTGTTAGCGAGGGACAGTTCTATCAAGTTTTGTTATACGAACTTGATGCCATTAGAAAG GCCTGTGCATCGTTGGAGCCCAATTACCAGCCTCCAGTTACTTTTGTAGTGGTCCAGAAGCGTCATCACACTAGGTTGTTTGCTAACAACCACAATGATCAGCGTTCTGTTGATAGAAGTGGAAACATACTGCCTG GCACTGTGGTGGATTCAAAGATTTGCCATCCAACTGAGTTTGATTTCTACCTGTGTAGCCATGCTGGCATTCAG GGAACAAGCCGCCCCGCACATTATCATGTTCTGTGGGATGAGAACAAATTTACGGCTGATGGGTTACAATCTCTAACGAACAACTTGTGCTACAC GTATGCTAGGTGCACACGCTCAGTATCGGTTG TGCCTCCTGCATACTATGCTCACTTGGCAGCCTTCCGAGCTCGCTTTTACATGGAGCCAGATACCTCTGACAGTGGGTCGATGGTGAGCAGTGCTGGAACGAGCCGTGGCCCTCCCCCTGGGAGTTCTCGCAGCTCCAGGGCTGGCGGGAGTGCTGCTGTGAGGCCTCTACCTGCTCTCAAGGAAAACGTGAAGCGTGTCATGTTTTACTGCTAA
- the LOC112885672 gene encoding ras-related protein RABA2a-like isoform X1 gives MAGRRAEEEYDYLFKVVLIGDSGVGKSNLLSRFTRNEFCLESKSTIGVEFATRTLHVEGKIIKAQIWDTAGQERYRAITSAYYRGALGAVLVYDVSKPTTFENISRWLKELRDHADSNIRIMLVGNKTDLRHLRAVTTEDAQNFAEAEGLSYIETSALEATNVEEAFQLILGDIYRAISKKPVASDESGAAGGVKEGKTINVAAGDAATEKKQCCSA, from the exons ATggccgggcggcgcgcggaggaggagtACGACTACCTCTTCAAGGTGGTGCTCATCGGGGACTCCGGCGTCGGCAAGTCCAACCTGCTCTCCCGCTTCACCCGCAACGAGTTCTGCCTCGAGTCCAAGTCCACCATCGGCGTCGAGTTCGCAACGCGAACGCTCCAT GTTGAGGGCAAGATCATCAAGGCACAGATCTGGGACACGGCAGGCCAAGAGCGCTACCGGGCGATCACGAGTGCCTACTACCGTGGAGCCCTTGGTGCGGTCCTCGTGTACGATGTGAGCAAGCCCACCACCTTCGAGAACATCAGCCGGTGGCTCAAGGAGCTGCGCGACCACGCTGATTCCAACATCAGAATCATGCTCGTTGGCAACAAGACTGACCTGAGACACCTCCGGGCTGTCACCACAGAGGATGCCCAGAACTTTGCAGAGGCAGAAGGCCTGTCCTACATCGAGACATCCGCGCTGGAGGCGACAAATGTCGAGGAGGCGTTCCAGCTGATTCTGGGTGACATTTACCGTGCCATCAGCAAAAAACCAGTGGCGTCGGATGAGTCTGGGGCTGCCGGAGGCGTCAAGGAAGGCAAGACGATCAACGTTGCAGCCGGCGACGCTGCTACTGAAAAGAAGCAATGCTGCTCAGCTTAG
- the LOC112885672 gene encoding ras-related protein RABA2a-like isoform X2 — MSVTPPSCSSFRLLALVQYLAGLDQNRSDLPPGRYTSDQIRVEGKIIKAQIWDTAGQERYRAITSAYYRGALGAVLVYDVSKPTTFENISRWLKELRDHADSNIRIMLVGNKTDLRHLRAVTTEDAQNFAEAEGLSYIETSALEATNVEEAFQLILGDIYRAISKKPVASDESGAAGGVKEGKTINVAAGDAATEKKQCCSA; from the exons ATGTCAGTCACTCCACCATCTTGCTCTTCCTTTCGATTGCTAGCACTAGTACAGTACCTCGCTGGACTGGATCAGAACAGATCAGATCTCCCCCCCGGCCGCTACACATCGGATCAGATCAGA GTTGAGGGCAAGATCATCAAGGCACAGATCTGGGACACGGCAGGCCAAGAGCGCTACCGGGCGATCACGAGTGCCTACTACCGTGGAGCCCTTGGTGCGGTCCTCGTGTACGATGTGAGCAAGCCCACCACCTTCGAGAACATCAGCCGGTGGCTCAAGGAGCTGCGCGACCACGCTGATTCCAACATCAGAATCATGCTCGTTGGCAACAAGACTGACCTGAGACACCTCCGGGCTGTCACCACAGAGGATGCCCAGAACTTTGCAGAGGCAGAAGGCCTGTCCTACATCGAGACATCCGCGCTGGAGGCGACAAATGTCGAGGAGGCGTTCCAGCTGATTCTGGGTGACATTTACCGTGCCATCAGCAAAAAACCAGTGGCGTCGGATGAGTCTGGGGCTGCCGGAGGCGTCAAGGAAGGCAAGACGATCAACGTTGCAGCCGGCGACGCTGCTACTGAAAAGAAGCAATGCTGCTCAGCTTAG
- the LOC112885673 gene encoding ras-related protein RABD2c-like, translated as MSSIEYDYLFKLLLIGDSSVGKSCLLLRFADDSYVDTYISTIGVDFKIRTVELDGKTVKLQIWDTAGQERFRTITSSYYRGAHGIIIVYDVTDMESFNNIKQWLSEIDRYASDSVCKLLVGNKCDLVDSKVVDTETAKAFADSLGIPFIETSAKESINVEEAFLTMSSEIKKRMATQPSVERRPTVHVHMKGQPIQQKSSCCSS; from the exons ATGAGCAGCATCGAGTA CGATTACCTCTTCAAGCTGCTCCTCATCGGCGACTCATCCGTCGGCAAGTCCTGCCTCCTCCTCCGGTTCGCT GACGATTCGTACGTTGACACTTACATCAGTACCATCGGTGTTGATTTC AAAATTCGAACTGTTGAGCTCGATGGAAAGACAGTCAAGCTACAAATT TGGGACACAGCAGGCCAAGAAAGGTTCAGGACAATTACAAGCAGTTATTACCGAGGAGCTCATGGAATCATT ATTGTATATGACGTGACGGACATGGAGAGCTTCAATAACATCAAGCAGTGGCTGAGTGAGATTGATAGGTATGCCAGTGACAGTGTTTGCAAGCTGCTAGTTGGGAACAAGTGTGATTTGGTCGATAGTAAGGTTGTTGATACCGAAACAGCAAAG GCTTTTGCGGATTCATTAGGAATTCCCTTTATTGAGACAAGTGCAAAGGAATCCATCAATGTTGAGGAAGCTTTTCTAACCATGTCATCGGAAATAAAGAAAAG GATGGCAACCCAACCCAGCGTGGAGAGAAGACCCACCGTCCACGTTCACATGAAAGGGCAGCCAATACAGCAGAAGAGCAGCTGCTGCTCGTCATAG
- the LOC112885671 gene encoding tubulin-folding cofactor E, which yields MAAAATAGEFRLGQRVHAVGDPRRIGTVRYLGPVEGHSGDWVGVDWDDGAGGRHDGSVAGRRYFVAAGERSASFARPTALSKGMSLPDALRLRYRVEDFTKEEQDEMYVFSTSQKRVSVEFVGQNKVQEKLKNFNDLTSASVSYMGVSSIGPPEELKSLVPNLRLLDLSGNLFSQWQDISALCQALASVEVLNLTNNIMENDVTESPMLENIRILVLNNCGVTWELVEKFKVSFTCLNELHLMSNKLKMIMTPDGKFVQGFNALRLLNLEDNNIDSWDEIVKLSYLKSLEQLHLNKNRIKLVKYPSNHPSHGPLDDASAVPFENLQVLLLGSNEIDDFSSVDSLNLFPSLRDVRLSDNPIANPAKGGAPRFVLVARLGKVKILNGSEVSPRERRESEIRYVRLVMGKTQSNDQEEIKRLHPRFAELKAFHGIEDEKPTSSTSGPQKMSSGLINITLKCVGPSMGEKQPLTKKLPPTTTVGKLKSLCESFFKLKDIRVKLFVEEEGCPLPQLLEEDTASLMELGIDSGANIVVDEES from the exons atggccgccgccgccaccgccggcgaaTTCCGCCTGGGCCAGCGTGTGCACGCCGTCGGAGACCCCCGCCGGATAGGCACGGTGCGATACCTGGGACCCGTCGAGGGTCACTCCGGCGACTGGGTCGGCGTCGACTGGGACGATGGCGCCGGCGGCCGACACGACGGCTCTGTCGCCGGCCGCAGATACTTCGTCGCCGCGGGGGAGCGCTCGGCCTCCTTCGCGCGCCCCACCGCGCTCAGCAAAGGGATGTCGCTCCCGGACGCGCTCCGCCTCCGCTACCGCGTCGAGGACTTCACCAAGGAGGAACAGG ATGAAATGTATGTCTTTTCAACAAGCCAGAAGCGTGTGTCAGTTGAATTCGTTGGCCAGAACAAGGTTCAGGAGAAGCTCAAGAACTTCAACGACCTCACCAGTGCATCAGTTTCCTACATGGGAGTAAGCTCAATTGGACCACCAGAGGAACTCAAGAGTTTGGTTCCAA ATCTCAGGCTTCTTGATTTAAGTGGAAATCTATTCTCGCAATGGCAA GATATATCGGCTCTTTGTCAAGCTCTGGCATCTGTGGAAGTCCTTAATTTGACAAACAATATCATGGAGAACGATGTCACAGAAAGTCCAATGCTAGAAAATATCCGTATTTTGGTTCTCAACAACTGCGGAGTAACATGGGAACTG gttgaaaaatttaaagtctCATTTACATGTCTCAACGAGCTCCATCTAATGTCGAATAAGCTGAAGATGATCATG ACTCCAGATGGAAAATTTGTGCAAGGTTTCAATGCATTGCGGCTCTTAAATTTGGAGGACAATAATATTGATTCATGGGATGAAATTGTGAAATTGTCTTATTTAAAAAG TTTGGAACAACTCCATTTGAACAAAAACAGGATCAAGCTTGTAAAGTATCCATCTAATCATCCATCACATGGACCTCTTGATGATGCATCTGCTGTGCCATTTGAAAATCTGCAAGTCCTTTTATTAG GTTCTAATGAGATCGATGACTTTTCTTCAGTTGATTCTCTTAACCTCTTCCCAAGTTTAAGG GATGTCAGGCTTTCTGATAATCCTATAGCCAATCCTGCCAAGGGTGGTGCTCCCCGATTCGTGCTTGTTGCTCGGCTTGGCAAAGTTAAAATACTAAATGGCAGTGAG GTAAGCCCACGTGAACGGAGGGAATCAGAAATACG ATATGTTCGCCTTGTTATGGGAAAAACACAATCAAATGACCAAGAAGAGATCAAACGGCTGCACCCTAG ATTTGCTGAACTCAAGGCCTTTCATGGTATTGAAGATGAGAAGCCAACTTCGAGCACATCAGGCCCGCAAAAGATGTCTTCTGGTCTTATAA ATATCACCTTGAAATGTGTGGGGCCATCTATGGGTGAAAAGCAACCATTGACAAAGAAGCTGCCTCCTACAACAACT GTCGGGAAGTTGAAATCGTTGTGCGAGAGCTTCTTTAAACTGAAGGACATAAGAGTGAAACTATTTGTCGAGGAGGAG GGATGCCCCCTACCACAACTCCTGGAGGAGGACACGGCTTCTCTGATGGAGCTTGGGATCGATTCGGGAGCAAACATTGTTGTGGACGAAGAGAGCTAG